The window GAAATGGGCCTCGAGGTGGGAGGGTCCTCCCCTGAGGAAACTTCTCCCCCAGCACTTACTGGGGCTGGAGAGGTGTTGGCATCCTCCTCGTTGGAGCTGAGCAGGCGCATGAGCTTGGAGGGCTGTGTGTCATCCAGAGGGAACAGGCTGATGTAATCCTGGGGGGACAGAGGGGGTTCAGCCCCACCAGCTCCTGAAGGGGACCAGGCTccaaccaaaccccaaactgtGCGCTGGACTCACCTCAATATCCTCTCGGTGCCTCTTCTTCTGCCTGGCAGAGGCTTGGCCCTTGTTGTGGGAGGAGTAGGAGCTCAGGGCACACCAGACAGAGAGCCTGAGGACAGAGCAGGGGCACTGAGGTGCTGCCAGCCCACCCGGTGAGTGTGTGAGCAAAGAAAAGCATGTGCTGGAATGGGACACGGATGTCCCATCCTGGGTGAGAGGCAGCATGGAACATGTCCCCAAATGAGCCCACCCACCCCAAGGAGATGGTGCTAGGTCTTACTTGGCCAGGGCCTTTCCTGGTGGGTCCATGAGCGTGTGCCACTTGGAGGAGTCTGTCAGCAGGTTGGGCAGGATGTGGCCCAGCAGGGTCAGGGTCAGCTGCTGCATGTCCAGGCAGAAGATGGCATagagcagctccacagcccGCAGCGTGTGCTCCTTCCGTGtctccttcagcagctcctgggaggcaGAGGACATGGCTGAAGGGGGCACAGGCACTCCTGGgcctctccagctcccctccAGCACCAGGACTGTCAccacagccagcccagccccaacTAAAAACAGAGCTTGGGTCAGACCCAGCAGTCCTGGGCTCGATACCCAGCGATGGTGTTGGGGTGGcagccacctccctcctccccccataCCTTGACCAGGTTGTTGCAGAACCAGTAGACACCTCCCATGTGCAGCAGGGTGTCAAAAATGTGGATGGAGCGGCTGTCCACCCAGCCCTTCTCCAGCACCCTGGTGAACACACTCGTCAGCACCTCCTTGATGGGTTCTTGGGGGCAGGAGGTTCCAGTAGGGGATGGTGTCCATGCCCGTGGAAGGGAACTTGATCTGCGTGGCCGTCTGCTGCAGGACGTCTGCACACATGTGCTCCAGGATGGAGCTCATGATCACcacactgcagcagagagggatggggTCAGGCAGGGCCTGGGCAGGACtccagggcagggacagggtcGTGGTTTGGGGCCCTGGAGCTCACCGCTCGTTGTAGAACTGCAGGGTGTTCTCCCCGTACAGGGGGGTGGCCAACTGACGGATCATCTGCAGGGACTTCTCCCGCTCATCCAAGCCCAGCATCCGGACGTGGGCCACCAGCCAGGCCACGGCACACACTGCCATGCTGCACACCTTCCCCTTGATGTTGTCTGTGATTTTCTAGGAGAGGATTTAGGAGCGCAGAGGTGGATGAGCACAGACATGTGGAGGCACAGGCTCACTCTCTGTGTCACCTCCCAGAGCTGTGGGCCCAAGCCCTTCTCTCCTCCGTGGGGTGAACcttcccctgccagccccacagggCAGTTTGGGACTGCCATGTCAGTTCCCCATCCAGGTCATGAAGGAGCCATCAAGCTCTGCAGTGGCATTCAGGGCAGGAGGACAGGGGACTCTTGTCCAGCTCAAGCCTTGACTCCTCCTCAGGCCCCAGTGCTGGTCCCCCTCCTCTGTCCCACATCCCTCCCTCACCAGGCCCACCTGGATGGACTCGAAGGTGAGGACACTGTTCTCCCAAGCATTAAGGATCTCCAGGATGGCAGCTGAGATGCTCAGACAGGCCTCATGCCACTTCATCTGCCTGccagggaaggaaacaggggGATCAGGCACTCATCCAGAGCAGCCATGGAGGTGGGGTGAGTGCTGGGTGCCCAGGCTGAACTCTTACACCAGCTTCATCTCGGAGGAGTTGTTGAGGAGAGCGACCAAGGACTCCACCTTGGTGGAGTCGGGGCGGAAGCAGGGGTGGTCGGGGTTGAGGATCTTGCCCTCCTCAGGCATGCAGGTCAGCATCCAGGTCTCAAAGAAGGGCACCTCACCTGCTGGGCTCGACTCTGACAGGATCAcctggaggggaaggagcagaggggctgccagGAACCCTGCATCCCCCAGGGACCCTGCTGGGGACCCCCACCCTGGGGAGTTCATGGCCAGGGGAGCAGCGCCGCCCTGTGGCAGGCACCAGTCTGTCACCAGTAAGGCACCAGTCTGCTCCCAGTAAGGCACTGGTTTCCAGTCTGTGGGTGTTATTATCCACCTCGAGTAGAGAACACCCCAGGGCCATCTCAGAGCAGCACTCTCAGGGGAGTGCCAGACCaaggagcagccctgagggGCTGTGGCAGTGGGGTCACTGTGTCCTGCCCAGAAAGGGCCACTTGTCCCCCCCAGCTCTCTTCAGGGTCCCTGCTGGCCCACAGCTCCATGGGGTCAGGGCTcacagcccagctgggagggTTCCCAggggggacaggagctgggaacCCCGCaagctgcttcctcctctcagcactccccccaccccagggacactatttttgacaaaaaataaaaaagttttgcacatctgttcagcagcagctggtcAGGAAAATCGCTCTGGGCCAGAGGGGGGGGATGAGACCTCAGCAGACAGCCCCGGGCACGTCCGCTCCGAGCTGGCTGCAGCCaggaccccccctccccacctccctccccgGTGTTTCAGTATCGTTTTGCCTCCCAACACACACAGATGTTGAAACCTGGAAAATTTTCATGAAACCAAAGTGCTGCTTCCTGAGCAGGGCTGCAAGTTCCTCCTCTCACAGGGGAAAGCTGCCTGacaccccccaaaaccccagcaccAAACCCGAGGGGCAAAGCTGGGAAGAATCCGGTGAGATCAGCAGCAGCGTGGGGAGGGTGTGGAGGCAGCAAACCAAACCCTGGGGAGGGCAAGaagccagccctgccccactGCCCACACCCACAGACCCAAAAGGGACGGATTTCGACCCAAGGTATGCAAAAAGCACCAGGTGCTTTACCCCggggcagtggggtggctgcagggagatggggacagTGGCAGGATGGCCACTAGAGGAGGCTGGCAGGCCACAGCACGGGCTGTGCTGGCAAGGTCAgagccccatccctgcaaaTCATGGAACTGTGgcatggtttgggtgggaagggactgTAAAGCTCATCTggtgccacccctgccatgggcaggggcacctcccaccagcccagggtgctgcaagccccatccaaccttggacactaccagggatggggcagccacagcttctctgggcaaacctgggccaggggctcagcaccctcccagcaAAGAATTCCCTGGAGATCAGCCCCATCCCTACGGATCCTTACCTCTGAGCCATACGTCTGGGCCACATGGCACAGCATGAGGAATGAGATGTCAAAGAGCAGGGCCCGAACGGAGGCTCCTTTGGCTGAGGGAGAGGAAACAAAGACCTTGGGGATTCTCCAGGCTCAGTACCAGAAGGCAACCAGAGCCCTAGGAGCTCAGGGCTGGGATTCTGCTTCCTCCAGGCAGCTTTTGTCACCCCACAAGTGCTTGAGTGTAAACCAGAGCTCCAGGGGATGTGCCAAGTGACTCCCCTCACCCCATCTGCCCCCACATGAACCCCCCAAGCATCTCtgcccccctgctccccaccagcCCCTGGCTCCCCCCACGCCATGGAAGGTCAGAGCACTCAGAAGTTTCATCACACGCAAACGCAGTCAGAGTCCTTATCTGGGACTCTGTGCTGACACATCACcccttccagggagggagccagggcagggctggctctgAGGGGCCCcacaggctgggctgggggggaaaGAGCAAGGAACAGGCAGGGAACACCCCGCATTCTGGGTGGACACGTGTGCCACGCATGAGGACAGCAGGAGCCCATGTCTGGGCTCTCTCTGGTGCCACAGCTAGTCCCAGATTCATCCATCTGGGACTCACAGTGtcccttggggggggggggtggcacAGCTCCAAACACCCctcacacagacagacacacacttACAGCCTTCTCCTGTGATCTGCTTTGTGAATTCATTCAGCCTAGAGGGGAGAGAGCCACAGAGAAGTGTCACCAGCACATGGAACACCCCCTAGCAAGGCAGGGGGCTGCCTTGCCTGCAGACCCCTTCCTGCACCTCATCCCAACACACAGTTCCCCAGACACCCTCCGGCATGGCAGGGACGAGCTgcctgctccctctgctcccctccagcagaACAGGTCCAGCAACGCTGCCAGCCCCCACGCCCATCCCCACCCAGGAGCTCACACAACCCCTGAACCAACCCAACTTCCATGCTCTGCAGAAGCCAAGGAGACCCCATGGCCCCTTCTGAgaccccagccctccccaggggTCTGCTGGATCCAGCCCTGCCTTGGGGGGAATCTTGGGGCAGTGCtggctccccccagccccactttGCACCCCAAATGGTGCAGTGCAGATGGACACTCACTTGATGAACTTCCGAGCAAAGGATTTCAGCTTGCCCgtcgctgctgctgctgccagcagcaagtCCAGGCTCTTCCCAGACAGCATGTGACCCAAGACCCCCAGCAAGCCCTCAGGGGACTTGGAGTGATCCGCATCCATggtctgcaagaaaaaaaaagaaaggaaagagaagtcaTGGGGAACGTgtgctgtggagcagcagcaaaaccccagcactGGGGGCAGAGCTGATGAGCTGCCAGAGCTCTCCCCTGAGGCCTCAGGGAGCAGAGACCTGAGGGACTCAGGGGTGTGAtggagccccccagccccacagagcaCCAGAGCAGCATGACCAGCAGCAAAACATCCTCTTGTGCTCAGTGAGAGTGACACAGAGAAAAgggggggtccctggggacCAGGGGAGATGCCTGCAGATGAGAGCaggccaggcagggctggctgggctCAGACTGCTGGCACTGACAACACCCCACAGCCTGACAGCTCCTCCAACTCCCCAGGAAGGAGAACAGAGCTCCTGGTCTCCTCAGCTGGGAACAATTCCTCCAGCCCATCTCAGGGGGAGATCCGGAACTTCTGGAGCACCGTGGCTGCCTGGTGAGACCGGTGCTGCTGGAAACAGGCTCTGGGTTGAGCCCAGAATGGATGCGGGAGGACACCCACCTTCAAGATGTTGGTGACAGTGGGCTCAGCCCTCAGGATGAGCCCGGGGTTTGGCTGGATGTTGGCATTCTCTTCTGATTTCAAGTGTGGAGCGTGTTCTCTGTCTGCTTTCCTGGGGGATGCCCAGAGAAGGGACAGTGAGCTGGAATTCATCACCCTGCTTCATTCCTTCCCATGCTTAGCCACCTcccacccaccaccaccatcagcaCCCCCAAGGAAAGGCCACCACCAGCTGCCACTCCAGCAGGACAGACTTTGCTGGACTTAATTTGTCACTGGAAGCAAAGCCATGTCCCTCCAGGCCACGGCATCCCAGGACAGCCAGAAGCTGGTCCAAGAAGGACAACAAGGTAAGGAGCTCCAGCCCCAAGTGGGGACCCAGATGTTTGAGGGTCTGTACCGTTTGTCAATCAGGTTGGTCATGTTGGCCTCGGAGAGCAGCCCATGCTTGTTGCACTCCTGAAGGAGCTGACTCATGCAGTTGCAgctgaaagagagaggagagtgTTAGCCCGAGGGACAGCATTCCTGCTGCTTCAGGCAGGGCCACGGGGCTCCTAGGTTGCCCTTCtggccctgctcccagccctctgaGGAGGCTGGAGGGCCAAAAGCAGCTCCAGATACCACCCAGCATCCCCAACACAAGAACCAGCTGTCAGATGCTCACTGAATTGCTCATCtggcaggaagaagaaatagaatCAGAAACTAAAAGagccctgccaggagctgccccaACACCACAGCTCCCTGCGGAGAGGACGGGGTGGTTGGGGCACTGCTGCAGGTCAGCCCCAGGCACTCACTTGCATCGCTGATCCACTTTGTCAAGCAGCGGGGTCAGCTTCAGCAGGAACTCGAAGGCACAATTCACATCCTCAGTGAAGTCCTGTGCAACACCAAGCCAAGCCCTCACCTCAGAGCACTGCCAGCACAAGCCCACCCTTCCCTCCCACGCTGCCAAGGGGAGGTTGTGGGGACACAGACCATTTCCTACCCCAGCCACCCCCTGCACAGCCTTGGCCAGGCACCAGCACAGCTCAACACTGCAGCCCTCCAGACTCACCTTGTCCCCCTGGGGATACTTCTTGAGCTTAACCAGGACCTGGGGGATCTGAAAGACATGAAGCAGGGATGTGACTGACCGAGGCAGACCCTGCTTTGAATTCAGGACCTCCCAGCAACACAGCCCCTGCAAacacccagcaccagcagctgcgCTCACAgcccagggaaagggaaggagcaTTCCTGGAGCAGGCTGCGTGTCCTGGGGACTTtgtccccccctcctcccctctgtgGGGTACTTCCACCATGCCACCTCTCAACAGGCTAGTCATGGAGGCTGCAAGAGGGGCATGTGTCAGGCCTGAAATTCCACACAGATCCCTTTTGTCTGCTACAAAGGAAGGAGGTAAAGcagactgctctgctgcagagctgtgggagcTCAGGCCCCGAGGCTTCTGTGGCATCCTTCAAAGGCCACAAATTCCACCCCCCTCAAACACCCCAGGAAAGCCACTCTGCAAAACAAagtggggctgggctgaggaGAGGCCCTGGACAGCAAAGCTGACACTGGATGAgatgcaggaaaagagaagccATGGATCTGCCAGGGCCTGAGTGAGATCTGGGAGCACTGGGCTGGCAGCATGGCTGGGCCCTACCTTCAGGAAGGTGAAGGCTGTCCACTTCAGCTCCTCCGTGCCCTCTGGGGACTCGATGAGACCCACAAAACAGGCCTTCCAGATCTCCAGCACAAAGAGTGGGGAGGGGATGTGCTGCAGGGCACACAGACAAAAACCTCTCAGTGCTGGAAAGGCAACAAAGTGCCTCCTCCAAGCCCCAGGCCCCTTGAGAAGGTGGTGATGGGCTCACGCTGCTCCCCACAGCTGTGCCcacagccctggagcagggTCAGCACAGGGAGaaacagagcacagagctgcagccaggccCTGGGCCACCCCgagcaggagagggagatggCACTTTCGTACCTGCATCCTCTTCACCATCATCAGCTGCTCCACCAGTGGCTGGGTCTCCCCTGTGAGGTTCATGgtcccctccagcagcaccacagcatGCACAGTGGGGAAACCGGTCTTGTTCAGCTGCTCAGAGTGGACTGACAGCAtggtggggatgctgggggagggggagacAACAGCACAAGGTCACTAGAGTCCTGCAGGGATTGATCCTTggtccccctgtcccctcctggcCAAGCCCCTCACTTTTGCTGTCCTCAAGCTCTTTGTGACAGGACAGAGCAGCCTTTGAGCACAGCAGCTATAGGGGGCAaccagagcagggacagcaagAATCCCCAGGGCCACCAGGGCAACAATCTCTGGGCAAGACTCCTTTGCAGCAAGTCACCATTAGCCTtgtcccctctcccacccctggGCCTCCCACCAGCCCACCGTGGGGGCAGGGGTCcaagctgggaagggacaggagagcagggagcCAGTGtggagggatgcaggaggtTCTTGgcacccagagctgggctgagacCCATTTTAGCCCCCAAGcctgcagaagctgcagcacagagctacCTCTTGATGAGGGAGACACAGTTGTCAGCCTGGCTTCGGAGCGGGGAGCTGCTGAGGCTGTTGAGGTTCTCTCCCAGCTTGACGAGGGACTGCTCCACGGTGCTCCAGGAGGCTGtggaaggagggagggcagaCATTCAGTGAAGGGGACAGTGACACATTGAGAAGCCAGGCAGGCTGGCTCCGAGGCAGCACAGAAGGCCGGGGCTCCCCACCGGGCCCTGCGGGGGAGCAGAAGCCACTGCACCTCTGCGAACCCAAGCCGAGGGTCCACGtgtcacccagcagctcctgctccaggctgggccTGGCACAGCCTCTTGGCCAGACACTGGCACCGACAAAAggtgcagggctgtgccaggaaCGCTGGCGGAGCACAGGACCTGCTGCGTGCCCAGAACAGCTCACGCAGCCTTCACATTAATTCTGCTCTTCTTCCAAGGGCAGcgtggaggggagggggcagagggtgGCACGGAGCCAGGGAGGAGACAGTTACAGCAACAGGGCTGGAAGATGGATGGGTTTGGAGCTGCAGGGACAATGCGGCAGGAGCCgggcagggggaagggagaggtggCAATGACATCTCCCAGGgccagcagtgcccaggagGAAACCCAGGGCATGGGAGGCAGCGACATACACGCCTCCTCCAGCTTCCCAATGTGGATCAGGGCACGGTTCTTGGTGCTGCTCAGCATCTTCTCCAGCCGCTCCAGACACATCTTCAGCTGACTCTCAGCTGCCACCTGCTCCAGCGTCTCCTTCACCTTCTCAGTGTAGAAGGCAGCGCAGCGCAGGAGCCAGGTGAGGGCACTCATCAGGGCCCGGCACAGCCCAATGCACTCCTCTGCTTTGCCGTGGCAGCTGGCAAGGAGAAACAGAACTGTGCTGCCCccagagaaactgaggcacagacaCGGGGCAGCATGGGGATTCAAACCCACGTCCCACACTCCCAGCCCATGGAGCTCCTCAACGTGCTCAGCCCAcgagcagcactgctgtgccaggggaaataAAGCATCCCCAGTGCTTCCCCTCTGGCCACTCCACTACAGGGAAACTTTCCAAGCCTCTAATCAAATTATCTTGCTAAGAGAGACTCAGCATTGATCAATGTGCTGCGAGAGGTGAACGCTTTCCCCTCCTGATGCACAAATCATCAGGGCCAGAAGTTTTGATCAAATTAAGCAGAGGATCAGATTAGGCAGAGGCTGGATTAAGTGGTCGTCTCTGCAGTTGGCCAGCAACAGCTCCTTGTCAACATCTGTGACTGATGCATATTCATCACTGCTGCTTCATTTCACGTAATTGAAGAGCTGCTACCTtcagccttcctcctcctcttccttctcccactgCCCCAGCACATGGTCTGCTCTGGCCTCCCAGAAGAGGCTGTCAGGGGTTAACAGGAAGATTTCTGAGCTTTCTAAAAAAGTTTTTGTGGCCTGAATTGTCTGGACTCCCCTGGGTCCTGCAACATCAGCGGAAGAGCATGAAGCAAAACAAGGCAGCTGCCTGGAGCACCCGGGGCAGTGCAGACAGGACTGCGAGCGCTGGCAGAGGGGACACTCAGCCAGGGTCcctggaagctgcagaagccaCACAGGAGAAATTAAATGCCCTGAGGGGACACAGAGGCCCTCAGGCCACAGGGTTTAGCCCACCCCTATCCACCTGAGCCAGACAAAAATATCACAGCAGAGAAGGACAGGACAGGTAGGCTTCTTGCAGATTCCCACAACCAGCTGGGCTTTGGACTCTCCACTCTCCTCATGCTAGCCCTTGGGTGGCACGAGGGCAACTCGAGAATGAacacagagctggagagggaatctgctttcctctgccagGACAAATACTCAAGGCTCAGCCCAGGCTCCTGGTACACCCATGGTACCACCCTGGGCCAgggtggcagagctggcagggccCCGGCGTACCTGAGCCGGTCACAGAACATGTCCATGATCTCCAGCAGCGACTGGACACACAGATCCCGGGAGAAGTCATCAAACTAGAGCAGGAGAACAAGAAGATATTTCAGATGGGGGTTACCGGGCTCTGGTATCATAAGAAACAAACTCAAACCCAACCTCTGtgggctgggcactgctggcCATGGCATGCTCGCCTtggcagctgcccagcagccacTTGAATGAGAACTAGGTCAGAGCTGCCCGACGGCTGGGTCGTGCCCTCCCGGGGTTGACAGAGGCAACCGTGCCACGGCAGAGCGGAGAGTGATGCATTTTCTCAGCATCCTCCCCAAGACAGCAGCAGAGGCCACAGCTCCGCTCCACACCGGCGGTGGCCtcgcggcggcggcggtggctCAGGGCCATCTCCTGTGCCCACCCCCGGCCTGGCAGCGTGTGCCAACAGCCCGGCTGGCCGCGGGGCCAGGAGGACAGTGGGCAGCAGAAGCGCAGCTCCTCGCCTCCTCGCAGAGCAGATGGGGCCACCCCGCCGGGCCGGAGCTAGCCCGCAGCTCTGTTCTGGGCCCACGCTGCTCTGAAGGAGGAAGCTGCGGCTGCCAAGGTCAACTCTCTGCCTGCACTGCCAGAACGGGCAACGATGCGTGGCCAGGGGATCGATGACAAGGCTGTGCCCCTCAACACAGACCCATCGCTGTGCTCAGCATCAGTTCTATGCCAGGAGTGTGCCCACCACCCCAGATGGGTGCTGAGTCCTGCTGGAGAGGTCCCCACCCTTGCTGGGACACAGCATAGCTACCGGCACCTTTCTCCTCCATCACAAGGAGGtgtaaggaaagaaattattgttCCTCAAATCATTGTCCCTTTAGATCAGGGGTTGCCCTCACCAGACCAGCACGCAGGGATGGTGGGTGGGGGGCTTGCAAGGGGCTACCACTCCCCACGGAGCCACCCCAAATGCCACACAGAGGCATCCACGGAGGGCTTGTCCCCATCAAAGCAGCATGGGGACACCTTGGCCGGGTGGCTGCATGGCTGGGGTGCTGGCAGCCCTCCCTGGTTGCTTTTTCATCACCAGCCCTTGTTCCCCCggtgctgccagtgctgctgccacagaGGGATGTGGTTTCCAGCAAGAAGGGTGTGGTCTGCACGCAGGGAGCCGTGGGGCAGGAGCCTGCAAGGCCCCACATGACAAAGGGACAAGGACTTTCACACCCACCGCCACCcccaaaggcagagcagaaccCGCCAGGCGCAGTGGCAGCCTGTCCCCAGCGGGACACAGGAGGACTTGGGCACTAATCCGTGCTGTCTGACCGCTGCTGACTCAGCAGAGGATGTCGTTTTCCACTTGACCTATATTTGGCAAGAGCTCTGGGGAGGGAAATGGATACGGGGGTCATgggtaaagagaaaaaacctccaacagCACCCATCAGAGTTGTACCTTGCTGATGGCCATCAGGACCGTGGAATAAGACACCatctatgaaaattaaaaaaaaaaaaaaaaaaaaaagaattaaaatgacaacaacaacacacagaaccaaaacaaagcagaagcagcGGCGTGCTGGTGGGCGATGTTTGCCAGCGTGGTGCTGGTTGCTGAGGAACAGGAAGGTCAGGGCACGGCCCCGCTGTCTGTCACCACAGACAGGGCCGGGGCGCTGACccagcacaaatccaaacaGACATTTTTAGGTGAGCGCTGGTTTGTTTCACACCAACTTCAGGGGATATTAAACACCGCGCTGAGAAAGCACAGGGCGTACAGCAAGCGGGAAGTCTCTGGGAGGGCAAAGATTCCCAGCTCGTGTGCAGCCAGTCCAtgggcagaggtgctgagcactCCACTACCCACCCAAGCCCAGGGATGGGAAGTTCAGGGTGTGCCCAGCCTGGTTTATTCGCCCACCTGCTAACAGGGGGTGCAAGGTGACCCCCCCACAGTGTCTGCAGCACACGGGGAGTATTGTTACCTGGGAGCTGATAGCGTACTTCAGGTAGGACAAGATGAGTGGGTTGGGTGAGGGCCCGATCATGGCTTGCTCCAGAAGAGCCTCTGCAAACAaaggagaggggacagaggtCCCTGGTCAGTGGGTACACGGTGtggggacacacagacacagctgtgCTCTGTCCCACATCCCGCAGGACAGGTGGCGAGGATAAACAGTCCTGCTCTGAAATTCACCAAATCCCACAACTTTCCAACCCCCGATGGCAAAAGCCAGTAAATAATTCAGGCAGTCTCCTGCTAACTCAGCTCTCCCCGGGCACCCTGGCCCCAAAAcagcccctgctgctctccaaacacgttcccctccctcccacctcctgcctggGAGGCTCTCGCATCCTCCACCAAGTAACTTTAGCTCCAAGCACCCGGGGCTGACCTCCGGGCAGACAGCCCCTCTCAGCCCGGCACGTCTGGCCCTCCCTGCCGCCGGCCCGCCGAGGCTGGAGGGGCTCTGCCCGTCCTATCTGCTCAGTCAAGCCTTTAATTGACCATTTGAACTATGGCAGAACGCAGGAAGCACCTCCTGAAAGCAggccccaggctgcagcacgGGCTGGAAGTAGGTCAAAGCACCCAGATGCaaaaggggggtggggaggggggagcagcCTTTGTGGAAGGCATCACCCCAAAGATGAGGAGGAGCCGCAGACACCGGCAGATCCCGACTGTGCGAGCGGGAGACTCCCTGGGTCTCCCTAGAAGGCTGAGGCCaaaagcatctctgctggaggACAGAAGGCTGATGGCAGCCTTCCCCTCCCCATCTAATCAGGGAGTGTCAACACAAGCCGGCCCCACGCTGTTACCCACTGCAGACGTGTCAGCATCGATTTGCTGGGCACTGCCGTGATGCTGGCAGCTCGTGCCAGCCCCTGCTCCTTTGTCGTTTAAGTctgaaaggcaggagctggggagaggaaggctccggggctgctgcagccatcaGGGCCTCGGGAACAGCCTCCTTGTGTGCCCACAGCAACACTCCACACTGTGGCCTTGGTGGAGGCTCTTTCCTCCTTGTTTTCAGCAGGATAAAAGGGACAGCAGCTCCTACCCTGTCCTTGCAGAGGGGGTTCCCTCCAACAAAGTCTGAGCTAACAAGCCAGAAGGACAAAGAGGTGGCCAGGAGAAATCTGTTTCTACTGAAACTGTCAGGTCTGATCACACCGACCCCACCACACAGTACGGTGAGAGGGGGACAAACCCAACCCGAGCTCAGCTGCAAGGACAAAACCCAGCATCACAGGCTgaacactgacagaaaaatcatggagggaagaaaaaatccACCCACTGGGGATCAGTTTCCCCCTCATTGGGGTAAGGA of the Calypte anna isolate BGI_N300 chromosome 27, bCalAnn1_v1.p, whole genome shotgun sequence genome contains:
- the MED24 gene encoding LOW QUALITY PROTEIN: mediator of RNA polymerase II transcription subunit 24 (The sequence of the model RefSeq protein was modified relative to this genomic sequence to represent the inferred CDS: inserted 2 bases in 1 codon), yielding MKVVNLKQAILQAWKERWSDYQWAINMKRFFPRGATWDILNLAEALLEQAMIGPSPNPLILSYLKYAISSQMVSYSTVLMAISKFDDFSRDLCVQSLLEIMDMFCDRLSCHGKAEECIGLCRALMSALTWLLRCAAFYTEKVKETLEQVAAESQLKMCLERLEKMLSSTKNRALIHIGKLEEASSWSTVEQSLVKLGENLNSLSSSPLRSQADNCVSLIKSIPTMLSVHSEQLNKTGFPTVHAVVLLEGTMNLTGETQPLVEQLMMVKRMQHIPSPLFVLEIWKACFVGLIESPEGTEELKWTAFTFLKIPQVLVKLKKYPQGDKDFTEDVNCAFEFLLKLTPLLDKVDQRCNCNCMSQLLQECNKHGLLSEANMTNLIDKRKADREHAPHLKSEENANIQPNPGLILRAEPTVTNILKTMDADHSKSPEGLLGVLGHMLSGKSLDLLLAAAAATGKLKSFARKFIKLNEFTKQITGEGSKGASVRALLFDISFLMLCHVAQTYGSEVILSESSPAGEVPFFETWMLTCMPEEGKILNPDHPCFRPDSTKVESLVALLNNSSEMKLVQMKWHEACLSISAAILEILNAWENSVLTFESIQKITDNIKGKVCSMAVCAVAWLVAHVRMLGLDEREKSLQMIRQLATPLYGENTLQFYNERVVIMSSILEHMCADVLQQTATQIKFPSTGMDTIPYWNLLPPRXPIKEVLTSVFTRVLEKGWVDSRSIHIFDTLLHMGGVYWFCNNLVKELLKETRKEHTLRAVELLYAIFCLDMQQLTLTLLGHILPNLLTDSSKWHTLMDPPGKALAKLSVWCALSSYSSHNKGQASARQKKRHREDIEDYISLFPLDDTQPSKLMRLLSSNEEDANTSPAPVNRSMSTSLSASQLHTISMKDPLNRVLANLFLLISSILGAKTAGTHTQFVQWFMEECVDCLEQGSRGSILQFMPFTMVSELVKVSTMSSPRIVLAITDLSLPLGRRVAAKAIAAL